Genomic DNA from Nonomuraea rubra:
GTCGAGGAGAACCTCAAGGTCGGCGGCCACACGGCCGACCGGTCCCACCTGGACCGCGTCTACGGCCTGTTCCCGGTGCTGCGGGAGCGGCGCAGGGCCGTGTCGGGTTACCTGTCGGGCGGCGAGCAGCAGATGCTGGCCGTCGGCCGCGCCCTCATGGCCGGCCCGAAGTACCTGCTGCTGGACGAGCCCAGCCTGGGCCTGGCGCCGTCGCTGGTGGGCCAGGTCCGCGACCTCATCGTGGAGATCAACCGCCAGGGCACCACGGTCCTGCTGGTCGAGCAGAACGCCACGATGGCCCTGTCCATCGCCTCGCACGGCTACGTCATGGAGACCGGGAAGATCGTGATGGACAAGCCGTCGCGCGAGCTGCTCGCCGACGAGGACATCAAGGAGTTCTACCTGGGGGCGGTCCGGTCGTTCCGCGAGGTCAAGCACTACAAGCGGAGAAAAAGATGGCTCTCCTGACGTTCGAGGACGTGCATCTGAGCTTCGCCGGGGTGAAGGCCATCGACGGCGTCTCCTTCGAGGTGCGGCAGGCGGAGCTGCTGGCCGTCATCGGCCCGAACGGCGCCGGCAAGACCTCGATCTTCAACGTGCTGTCCGGCGTCTACCGGCCGCAGCGCGGCCGGGTCACCTTCCTCGGCGAGGACCTGCTGGCCCGCCGCCCGCACGAGATCGCCGCCATGGGCCTGGCGCGGACGTTCCAGAACGTGGAGCTCTTCCACAACCTGACCGTCCTGGACAACCTCATGCTCGGCCGCCACCACCACTTCCGCTACGGCGCGCTGTCGGCGCTCGCCTGGTACGGCCGCGCCAGGCGGGCCGAGCTGGCCGCCCGCGCCAGGATCGAGGACATCATCGACTTCCTGGAGCTGGAGGCGTGGCGCCGGCACCCCGTGCGGCTGCTGCCGTACGGGATCCAGAAGCGGGTGGAGCTGGGCCGGGCGCTGGCCATGGAGCCCCGGCTGCTCCTGCTGGACGAGCCCGTGGCCGGCATGAACCTGGAGGAGACCGAGGACATGGCCAGGTTCGTGATGGACATCCGGGACGAGCTGGGCATTCCCGTCGTGCTCGTGGACCACGACATGGCCCTGGTCATGGACCTGGCCGACCGGGTGCTCGTGCTCGACTTCGGC
This window encodes:
- a CDS encoding ABC transporter ATP-binding protein — translated: MALLTFEDVHLSFAGVKAIDGVSFEVRQAELLAVIGPNGAGKTSIFNVLSGVYRPQRGRVTFLGEDLLARRPHEIAAMGLARTFQNVELFHNLTVLDNLMLGRHHHFRYGALSALAWYGRARRAELAARARIEDIIDFLELEAWRRHPVRLLPYGIQKRVELGRALAMEPRLLLLDEPVAGMNLEETEDMARFVMDIRDELGIPVVLVDHDMALVMDLADRVLVLDFGRPVALGVPAEVQQDPAVIEAYLGGTA
- a CDS encoding ABC transporter ATP-binding protein; protein product: MLEVRNLEVVYDDVMLVLRGVSIRVPPGSIVALLGANGAGKTTLLRALSGLLDVHDGEITKGEVTLEGEPIHHLRPAQIVRRGVSQVMEGRRILAELTVEENLKVGGHTADRSHLDRVYGLFPVLRERRRAVSGYLSGGEQQMLAVGRALMAGPKYLLLDEPSLGLAPSLVGQVRDLIVEINRQGTTVLLVEQNATMALSIASHGYVMETGKIVMDKPSRELLADEDIKEFYLGAVRSFREVKHYKRRKRWLS